The nucleotide window GATTTCGTTAAGCAATCGGATGATTACGATTTTACGAATCAAGTGGAATGGAGGGGTTATTTATGGCCTAGATTTCAAGATCAATATCGATTCGAGTTTGTATCAATATATAAGGGAATGGGTCTTGAGCTATAGATTCATATTTTCAAAGTTCTTTTTTTCTATCTTACGAAACTGGTGGGTGCTTATTCCTTTTCTGGCGACTATGAATCAGGGTCAACTTGTGGGAAAGGGGGGCGTTTCAACGACTGGAGAAGGGGTCCGCAAAAAGCTGAAGGTTTCTGTTCCCCACTTTGACAACTCTGATTTGATCAAGAGTTATGCTATGACCTTGATTGGGCGGTGCATGAACCCGGAGAAACAAAAGATTGGTGCGCTATTGGTGATGATTCCGAAGATATGGAAGGTGGAGGAGAGGGTGACGGGTGCAGATTTGGGAAAGGGGATGTTCCAGTTCCATTTTGAGAAGGAGGAGGACATTGAAGCGGTTTTGGAGTCACAACCATACCATTTTGATTACTGGATGATCTCAGTGGCTCGGTGGCAGCCAAGAATGTCAAGAACTTTCCCATCAGAAATTCCTTTTTGGATCAAAGTGGAGGGTCTCCCAACAGAGTTCTGGTCAACACCAGCATTTCAGAGCATCGGAGATGCGAGTGGCGAGACAACGGACGTGGATTTGGACTATGGAAAGATGCGTGTCGTGGTTGATGGCTTTAAGGAGCTAACATTGGAGACAACTGTGGAGTTCAAAGGGGGAGAATTTTATGATGAGGAAGAGGTGTCGGTTTCTCTTAAATACGAGAAACTGTTTGGCTTCTGTAAACTCTGTTTTAGTCTCTGTCACGAGGAAGATCTATGCCCACTGAATCCAAAGAGcacagagaagaagaaagatatcAGAGATGAGCCGGTGGGCAGGAGAGAGGATCGAGCCAGGAGCTACAGAGGGGTTGTGATTAATGGTGAATGTTAGGgttaaaaacggttacgacaaatttaataTCCAAAACATCCGAGGAAGAAAgtaagaatttctccgaagagtacttttcgaaaatagactctttcttacgaaaaagctttacggaagaaagaatcgagatgtccgacgaaggctcgaaacaggtcgctacgtagcgaccaagctcgagtcaaagctcggtcgctacgtagcgaccgagcgaccgtcccgctcggtcgctacgtagcgaccgagctcagccaagctcggtcgctacgtagcgaccgagctcagccaagctcggtcgctacgtagcgaccgagcgatcgtcccgctcggtcgctacgtagcgaccgagctcgagccaaagctcggtcgctacgtagcgaccgagcactcgtctcgctcggtcgctacgtagcgaccgggctcgagccaaagtttggtcgctgtgtagcgattgaacctttccgaacatcgatacgacaccagtccttgcattctcgtcaaaccttcgaatgctatctcccgaagaccgtagcaagctcagtccatgtttcccgctattctaattcatcgatcaaacttcgcggattagaaaccgcggaaaactcgtagtaaacgtgtcgagtcggaagacggcccaaagggacctaaaacacgactcgaggcccatcctacgatttttcctaaccaaaagcccgtgaaccacagcatggttcacgcttggcccacgagaaaggataaatgtcaagtttccgcggataaatacggaagttttgaagataattgtgaagatcgggaaaaatggaatatctccatttttacgctatgacggcttaagggcagaagagtaaaagcgtaaaccgaccttggagctagtatataaggagtcctaggcgaggagcaaggggaagaactttttcagagcaaacttagcacttagagcaatttaggcaattttccgtttttgttatttcgagctgcgactcaattaggtttagccgtcttagggttactagaactaggaatctcgccgacagctctcgagcccaggcttataccttgttgtaaacgctcatacgcaaattcggaataagatcttctttgctctctttctcgatttattatactttatcgttgttattctcgtgttctgattgcttgacgtgtggtaattaacagatatccgggtcctctgggaaattagggttttcctagtttccttatttaaacggaaatcgacagtgtgaatttcggttcccacagtgaAGAGAATCATCAGGACAAGGGTAAAGATCAGAGGAGTTACCAGGGGAAGGGGAAAGGAAAAATGTATGAGGAAGAGTCACAGTGGGTGCGGGTTCCTGAGAGAGGGCACAAGCGATACTCAACTTACCGTGGCAGCAACAGAGCTGATGAGGGAAACATGAGGTCTCGGAATTCTAGGTGGGAGCAACCTCGGAACCACACGCAAGACGCAAGAGAGAGGGGTCATCGGGGCACACGACGTGAGAGGAGTCCTCGGGAGGAGCCAAAAGAAGAGGGCGAGATACAAGACACGGGTAGTGCTAACAGGGGTGTGACGAGGGAGGGAAATACTTCTGCATCAAACAACCTGCAATTGTCACAACAGGAGGATCGAAGAGGCTATGGCAATGTGGTTAAGGTAATTAGTAAACCCGTGGGCGTGGTGAATAGTGAAATTACTGCAATGGTTTCGGAAAATATTGGTACTGGATTAGAGCTGGCTCAGAAGCAGATAGGAGTTGGTAATGATAGCTTAGTGAATGAGGGTATGGATTTGGAGGAGACAGGGAATCACATTGATGGTGAAGTGGGGCTTATGTGCGATGATGATGGCTTCCAAAATTTAACTGATGGAGAGATGGAGGAACTTACTGGGACACAGGAGGTGGCCTTAGTGGAGGTTGCGGAAGATTCACACGCAAAGGAAGTTGGAGAGAAGGGTACTCAAGCAGGGGAGGATGAAAAGAAGAAAGGAACTCGTAAGTTGTTGCTTAAACAGACAGTCATGGCTGCTGGAACCTCCAAGAAGAAGTTTGTTCAAGCGCTACTTTCACAGAACAAGAGTGTTCAATCTCGACAAGGCAAGCGTCAGGGAGAAGGTATAAGATCGCAGGAGGAAAAGGGTCCCTTACACCCCAAACCAACCTCTTCCAAACCCTTAAATGCGCCCCATGGATAGTAAAATTTATGAAGATTTGAGGAGTGGTTCTTTTGGAGTTTCTGGTTTTTCTTATGTTTGGTCTTTAATAAGCTCTGTGAGCATTTCTTTAAGATTTTATTTTGTGGttgttttgcttgttatctGGCTATGTGGTGGCTATTTGCTATTTGTTTTATCTGGTTATGAGTTTGGTTTATGGAATGATATTGGCTTTTTTGGTTGCTTTGGCTTTGTTTGGATGTGTTCTTGGCTTGGGATGaatgttaatattaattataaggTTGGTATGTCTATCGGAAAATGGATAAAATGGACTGAGAGGAATACTATGGTGATGCGTTATGGAAATAGGGGCAAGGAGGATTGGTGTTCGGTGGGGATACATGGGGTCTTCGGGAGATCAATAAGGTTCAACATAATGGATGGACATAAAGCATGTTCTCTGGTCTCATTAAACCAGAAAGAGAGGCTATATTATTCATACAAGATTGGAATTGGTTATCCGGATGGCAATCATTTACGACAGGCTAAGGTATTGATCACACTTTGGTCTCTGAGGAAGGTTGTTGGTACACGGTATACGTGGATGGCAATTCCACGGACTACAGGTCTTTTATTGTATCGAAGGATCAGCCTGAGAGTTTTGGGGAGAGTGACTATATGGGAGAGTATTaaggttttaaaaacattggtgccgtatttttgtttgtttattacaGAATGGTGGTTGAGTTTTTCGGATATCATTAAACCCAAATTACATAGCTCTACAGAgtttttttcacatttttaaaatGAGAGTGCTtagttggaactgtcgaggaATGGGAAGCAAATGGACTACAGCCTATTTAAGGGAGATATGGCATAAATATAAACcggattttttatttctatCGGAAACAAAGCaggattttgagtttgttcaaAAATACCAATCACATTTTGGATTTGATAATTTAGTCACAGTTGACCCAGTAGGGCGGAGTGGTGGTCTGGCGCTTTACTATAATAATGATTatcaagttaatgttttatattcaaGTAATCGAATGATAGATATGGAAGCAGTGATGCTGGAAAAAACagctttttttacttttgtgtATGGGGATCCTGTCAAAGATTTGAGGGAACAAGTGTGGGAACGCTTAACTAGATATGGACTGTCAAGATCGGAACCGTGGTTCATTATTGGTGATCTGAATGAAATTacaggaaatcatgaaaaggagGGTGGAGCTATCAGGAGTGCGGATTCATTTGTACCTTTCAATAATATGATCAGGAATAGTGGATTACTGGAATTTCCGGCAAAAGGTAACAAATTGTCATGGCAAGGGAGACGAGGTAAAGGAAAGGGGGCAGTAATGGTTCGTTGTCGATTAGATCGGGCACTCGCTAATGAGGAATGGCATACGCTATTTTCATGCTCTCATACTGAATATTTAGGGATGGTGGCATCTGATCACAGACCTCTGGTGGCTTTCCTCGATGATAAAGTTCAAAGGAAAAAAGGTCAATTTAGGTTTGATAAGAGATGGGTTGGTCAAGAGGGTTTAATGGAATCAATTACAATGGGATGGTCGAAATATAATGAAGGCAATGCAAATGGCATAGTGGAAAAGATTAGTAATTTTCGTCGCCAAATTGGAAAATGGCGGAAAAATAATCCACCTTATGGAAAGGAAAAAATTGCAGATTTGCAGAAGGCATTAGAGGAGGTACAAACTGATGATACTAGGTCTCAGGAGGATATATTAGAGGTATCCAGGAAGTTACAAGAGGCATATAGGGATGAGGAGGAGTATTGGCACCAAAAAAGTAGAAATATGTGGTACTCATCTGGGGAtcttaatacaaaattttaccATGCTTTGACAAAGCAACGAAGAGTACGTAATAGGATTGTAGGACAACATGATGTAGCTGGAAATTGGATTACAGAGGATAATGGTGTCGAAAAGGTAGCGGTAGACTATTTTGAAGAACTTTTTAGTACCACATCTCCATCGGAGTTTGACGATTTTCTTTCGGAAATAACACCGGGGATTACTCCTCAGATAAATCGATGGTTATTGAGGACGGCAACTGAAGCCGAGGTTAGAGAGGCGCTATTCATGATGCATCCAGAAAAAGCACCAGGACCGGATGGTATGACGGCGCTTTTCTTTCAACATTCGTGGCATATTATTAAAAAGGATTTGGTAGAGATGGTGAATAACTTTCTGGTATCGGGTGAAATGGATTCCaggttaaatattactaatatatgtatgattcCAAATATAGAAAGgcctacaaggatgacggagCTGCGACCAATCAGTTTATGTAATGTgggatataaaattatatcgaaGGTTTTGTGTCAACGGTTGAAAGTCTATTTGCCCTCTCTCGTCTCAGAGACTcaatcggcttttgtggcaGGGCGGTTGATCTCCGACAATATTCTTATAactcaggaaatgtttcatggattacgGACAAATAAAGCGTGTCAGGGGAAgtatatggcaattaaaacggatatgagcaagGCGTATGATAGGATCGAATGGGATTTTATTAAAGCATTACTGCAGAAGATGGGTTTTCATCAACACTGGATTAAATTAATGATGGAGTGTATATCGTCAGTTCAATATAGGATTCTCCTCAATGGACAACCACGGGGACTCATTGTACCACACAGAGGTTTACGACAAGGAGACCCGTTGtccccttatttatttattctgtgTACTGAGGCTTTGATTGCCAATATAAGGAAAGCGGAGCGAGGGAAACAATTAACAGGGATTAAGGTAGCTAGAGCTTGCCCATCGATTTCACACTTGttttttgcggatgatagtttGTTTTTCTGCAAGGCTCAAAAGGAGGAATGTCACACTATTCTCAGGATTTTAAAGGAGTATGAGGTAGTTTCTGGGCAATTGATAAATTTCGACAAATCCTCgattcaatttggacacaaAATTGAGGAATCGGTCAGGCAAGAACTAAGAGATATTTTGGGGATTCAGAATTTGGGGGGCGTGGGATCCTATCTAGGATTACCGGAAAATTTAGGGGGTTCCAAGAttcaatttttcagttttgtgcAGGATCGTCTAAATAACAGGGTCAATGGTTGGAAGTGATTATTAAGTCAGTGATTACGGCATTGCCGAATCATACGATGTCATGTTACCGTTTACCTAAGGCCATTACACGAAAATTGACGAGTGCGGtagcacaattctggtggagcccTGGGGGTAGTTCAAGAGGtctgcattggaaatcatgggataaagtaTGTGTTAGTAAGGAAGAAGGAGGTTTAGGTTTCAAGGATATAACTGACTTCAATacagcgatgcttggtaaaTAGTTATGGAGGCTGATAGAACAGCCAAACACTTTATTCTCTCGCGTTTTCAAGGGGAGGTATTTTCGTCATGCCTCACCTCTTGATCCGATCCGTTCATTctccccgtcatatggctggaggagtattgtatctgctagatctctggtaagcaaaggactaatcaaacggGTGGGAACAGGATCTTCTatctctgtatggaatgatctttggatcccaaccactcgcccgagaccagccaataaaaatcaacataattTGTATCCCGATCTCACAGTGGATTCACTTATTGACCCCACTACGCGAAGATGGAATTCGCAGGTTCTCCGGGATTTGGTAGATCCTCAGGATGTGGAAATTATAGAAAGAATACCACTGAGCAGGAATCAGATGGTTGATAGAGaaggatggcatttcacaaataatagaaaatttacggttaaatcaggatatcaagtGGAACGGATCTATCCGGATAGGGAACGATTACCATTATTGGTGGGATCAACAGTTGATGTACTGAAGGTATTTTGTTGGAAAATCCGGTGTCCACCTAAAATAAAGCATTTTCTTTGGCAACTGGTTTCAGGGTGTGTAGCAGTTAAGAAGAATCTGAAGGCGCGAGGGATGCAAGGTGAGAtatgttgtgcaagatgtggagcggAGGAGGAGTCGATtaatcatgtattttttgagTGTCCCCCagcacttcaggtttgggctctttCAAAGATTCCAACAAATCCAGCCATCTTCCCCACGAGCTCTCTCTTTACGaatatggatcatctcttcTGGCGGGTTATCCCACAgctggaggatcatcagtttgcttggatattatggtatatttggaaggaaggaataataaggtatttagtaatttggatatggatccTAAGGATACTCTTAAGTTGGCAGAAACGGAAGCAACACTTTGGGCAGAGGCACAGCTGTTGAACGAAAAgaaaacggacacacacgtaccgGTTACGTCTCTTCCGGCAATTCCCGgacgatggtgttttacagatggatcatggaaagagGGCGATCTTTTCTCTGGTCAGGGTTGGTTCAGTACTCTAAAAGGATTTGAAGGACTGTTGGGAGCTAGGAACGTACGGGCATCTCTAAATCCCTTGCATGCAGAGATGGAGGCATTACTATGggctatggaatgtatgagaaatTTAAGACAAtctcaggttacgtttgcaacggactgttctcaattggtgaagatggtttcgaaaccagaagaatggcAAGCTTTTGCAAGCTATTTGGAGGATATCAAGAGTCATACGCTCAGagattattcatgtcccaagaacgcaaaatacgaaggcggatagcctagcacgcagtgtcaggattcagccgtctttcgtcgttcacatggatcaacatctcccagtttggtttacagggtcaatatgagtctgtaatgttgtcgacaaaaaaaaaaaaaaaacgatatagATGATGCTTTGGAAACTCAAAGTCTCAACACTTAcatatatttgataaaataagaGTTCCGCTCATATGAGAACTATCATATTTTGGATATAACTGAAATCAATATCACAGTAAACTACCTCTTGAGCGTAAAAgtcaacatatttttataacatacatatttttgaaacatttaATTTAGAGTAAAtgaaaagtattaaaaaataGGTTAACTtaccaatttaatataattttctatatttaattttatataatactcctatttaaaaataaaacatactataattatcaaatttataaaaagtagtatatagttttatttttcggattataaaaaatcttagttcatattaaattataattatgaaacaattgatgctttattttttttaaacaaattaaaattcttGGCatgattttgttatattttcttaatattttttgttataagaaaaaataaaatttaaaatatattggtAAAATTGATTTGTCACTAATATTTTGGaatgtgttttatgtttttttttaatttaattttacatatgaaaatatcaaatataataCATTGGATATTGAATACTAATTATTGGTATCCATTTTAGTTCGAACATTACAACTCTAATGACGGTCCAAAAACCAGCTGATCAGATAATTAAgattctaaattaattgattaaataaGAAACCAGTGAAAAGTTGCCAACGACTTCTTCTTTGGTCTTTTGCCATAAATAAAACTGTTTGTTTCCATTGGAGGTGGACAAAAAACGAATATCCGGTTTTTAGAGGTATTTCGTatgaataattaattattcaaTCCAATATCCATACGGATATTTGATGTTCTGGAAAATTTAACCATATATCCAATTCGAtctgtacaaataaaaaaaattaatagaattttattaattaaagttATTAACTTCTTATGACTCTAATaactcaaataaaaatattttaaaacttacttaaataaaacagttatataatttatatatatacttttgaaatatatgtacatacatacatataatggatcggatcggatatctatccttaaaaatattagtatttataattttttttcttttctcatagatattatatattagtatatttgcTTTTCTGTAAAGTTAGTGATATTTGGATCTTTTGGTTTCAATAAAAACAAGTAATGAGTCGAATCAAAACTTATAGCTATTTTGCTCATCACTAATTTCTAGATAAtgaatcctactatataaaagggactaaatttaAGGCTTTTGAAACTATCCACctcatccaaaatattttcatccaaaaagaattaaaaataaatatcatttagaaaataattaactaacatacaacttttgatatttctagaaatttcaaatttgtaacttcta belongs to Brassica napus cultivar Da-Ae unplaced genomic scaffold, Da-Ae ScsIHWf_30;HRSCAF=58, whole genome shotgun sequence and includes:
- the LOC125603210 gene encoding uncharacterized protein LOC125603210 — protein: MNQGQLVGKGGVSTTGEGVRKKLKVSVPHFDNSDLIKSYAMTLIGRCMNPEKQKIGALLVMIPKIWKVEERVTGADLGKGMFQFHFEKEEDIEAVLESQPYHFDYWMISVARWQPRMSRTFPSEIPFWIKVEGLPTEFWSTPAFQSIGDASGETTDVDLDYGKMRVVVDGFKELTLETTVEFKGGEFYDEEEVSVSLKYEKLFGFCKLCFSLCHEEDLCPLNPKSTEKKKDIRDEPVGRREDRARSYRGVVINGEC